TCTCATCAGTTGTGAGTCTGAGTTCCTGTGCAAGATAATCCAGGTCTCTTTCCGAGGGGAGTATCTGACGTTTGATCAGCTCTCTTATATAGGACTCTCTCAGTCTATCCAGTCCAAGTTCTGTGTACATTATCTGTGAGGGATTTTCCGGAATTGCGATCACTTTGCCCGGTACATCGTCAGTTAAGGGATCGCCCCTGATTACTTTCACACCGTTTTTCCTCGCAAAGGTCAACTGGGCCGATGGAGCCTTTCCCGCGCCGGTGTACTCCGTTTCCTGAACCACTATGGTTGAGTCTTTCGGCAGTTCTTTGGCCAGCGCTATCGCAGCGGTCAAACTGGTGTTCCCGGCCGGCCCCCTCTGGAGACCTTCTAGACGTGCCAGCATTTCTGTGACGTAGAAGACTTCTCCCTGCTTGACCAACAGATAACGGTCCATATATCTGAGAGGTCTTGCGGCATTTCTGGGTACATCGCTCCTGTCAGGGAAGACGGCGAAAGGTATTCCGAACCCGGTGTGTCCTGTAGTGAAGGATTTCCTGTTGAAATCTCTGTCGCTGGCCATGTGAAGACCTGATAGATCTACGCTCACACCTATCACGCCGGTTTTATCGGCCCCAGCCTTGATCAAGCCCCTGGCAGTTCCGGTGAGATTTCCTCCGCCGGCGTGTGTCGCGAGAACGAAGTCGGGATCTTTGCCGATCACTCTTCTGGACTGCTGGGCTATTTCGAAGCCGAGCGACTCGATTCCGGCTATCGCAAAGGGTGTGTAAAGCGAGGCATTGAAATACCCTGTCTCTTCAAGCAGGATCAAAAAGTAATAGAAGAGTTCGGGACCTACAGTGAGCTGAGCAACCTCGGCGCCATAGGCCTCGCAGGCCCTGGCCTTCTCCAGTATCTCGGGTTGACCGGTACCGGTGCTGTCGTAACACTCTTGAATGACTATGCATTTGAGACCCCTCTTCATTGCCTGCGAAGCGACAGCCGCCCCGTAGTTGCCGCTGGTCGCCGCGATTACACCTCTGTAACCGAGCTCCTTAGCCCTGGCGACGCTTATAGAAGCCCTCCTGTCTTTGAAACTTCCAGAGGGGTTGGCAGCCTCGTCCTTGAGAAAGATCCTGGCACCCTTACCCGGTTCGCTGATTTCCCTCACTAATCTTGTAATGTTCTTGAGCTCGACCAGAGGGGTATTTCCAACGCCTGTTTCACGCTGTATAGCAGTTATTTCTTCCATATGGTAAACAGTGTCGCTCATCAAACCTTCGTAGTCGAATCCGATACCTTCTAGCTCATATTTGTCGTATTCGATACCTATCGAAGCCCGCATGATTTCAGTCTTTCTTGACATCACCGATTCATAACTCATACTCATTTTCATCACCACCGGCCAGCCAGGCGGTCAATTCGTCACCGGCCTGAGAAAGTTCGGGGATATAATCGCCAAAATCGTGTACATGTCGCGGTTCTATTATCTCGAGAGTTCCTTCCAGCGTTCTTCCGGCAGCCGTTCGAATCCTGACGACCTGACCGATGGAAGCCACCTCATCCTGTAAAAAACCCCTGACTCTCAATTCCAGTGGAACGTTTGCGGTATCGGAAGGAGCTGATGGAGCACGCTCTCCAGCTTTCAATAAAATGCTGTGAATCTGCACCCACTGTCCTCTTCTAGCCGTCATTTCTAGATCTCCTTAATGTCGTCCATCAAGCATTTTGGAACGGGCAATTCACTCATGTTAAGTAATCCAGGTGCTGCGTTTATTACTTCCGGTATCATATTGGTCGCCAGCGCTATGGTACCCTTTCCGCCGGGTATCTCCGGTTTTATCGAAAGATGTATATCGGGCTCACCGTAGATATCTATATAGTCGCCGGTTTCGATACCCTCTATCGCAGGCAGTATCTGTTGCGGATGTATAAGCTCTATCTTCAATTCGTCACCGCAGAAACCTCTGCCTGTATGCCTGCAACCCGCTACCATACCAGGCTTTACGTGGGCAACAGCAGTTTTGCGTTCTGTAATTGAGATTATCGGTTCTCTGGTTTCCTCGATTCTGTCGATTCTCCAGCCGACGGCGTTGCCTATCATAGCTATCGATTGCTGAAAGCCTATGTGTCCCACTATCTCTCCCTTTTCTAGACCTCGTTTGAACTCCTCTGGAGTGGTTCCCACGCCTTGGGTCTCCATGACGGTCTTGCCAAAAGGCGAGAGGTCATTTATCCTGCTGGCTTTTATTCTATCGATTTTGAGACAGGCCCCGGTCATGGCTATTATCAGAAAATCTAGAACGAAACCAGGATTAATTCCCGTTCCAAGTATGGAGATTCCGTATTTACAAGCGAGGTTTTCCAGAATTTTAGACTCTTCGGGATTTGACTCGTAAGGATAAGCCATTTCCTCCGCAATGGTAAGTACGTTTACGTTATTCTTCGCCGCTAGTTCTATTTTCGGCATAACTTCGTTAACGAAGGAGTTCGTTGCAATTATAACTATGTCGGGCCTCGTCTCCAGAATCGCCTTTTCCGGTTCGGAGTAAACTCTGCGACCACTTCTTTCCAGACCTAGAACTTCACCGAGATCCCTGTCGATCTTCGATGGATCTCTCTCGATGGCACCTACCAACTGGAGCTCTTTCTTTCTTAGAACGTTTTTCGCGATGCCACTTCCCATGGCACCAAGACCCCATACAAGCACTCTGTATGCCATAAATAACCTCCCTGTTCGATTTTCTTGTATTCCTCCATTTAAAATCCTACCATCGAAATCAGGGCCAGGCTATTTGGGCAATTATCGGCTAACGGCGATAAAAGCCGAATATTCGAATCTTATTCGATTATGTTTGAGTATGCGTGAGTATAGAGTGTAACCGAATCA
This portion of the Mesotoga infera genome encodes:
- the ord gene encoding 2,4-diaminopentanoate dehydrogenase, encoding MAYRVLVWGLGAMGSGIAKNVLRKKELQLVGAIERDPSKIDRDLGEVLGLERSGRRVYSEPEKAILETRPDIVIIATNSFVNEVMPKIELAAKNNVNVLTIAEEMAYPYESNPEESKILENLACKYGISILGTGINPGFVLDFLIIAMTGACLKIDRIKASRINDLSPFGKTVMETQGVGTTPEEFKRGLEKGEIVGHIGFQQSIAMIGNAVGWRIDRIEETREPIISITERKTAVAHVKPGMVAGCRHTGRGFCGDELKIELIHPQQILPAIEGIETGDYIDIYGEPDIHLSIKPEIPGGKGTIALATNMIPEVINAAPGLLNMSELPVPKCLMDDIKEI
- the ortA gene encoding 2-amino-4-oxopentanoate thiolase subunit OrtA, with product MTARRGQWVQIHSILLKAGERAPSAPSDTANVPLELRVRGFLQDEVASIGQVVRIRTAAGRTLEGTLEIIEPRHVHDFGDYIPELSQAGDELTAWLAGGDENEYEL
- the ortB gene encoding 2-amino-4-oxopentanoate thiolase subunit OrtB, which codes for MKMSMSYESVMSRKTEIMRASIGIEYDKYELEGIGFDYEGLMSDTVYHMEEITAIQRETGVGNTPLVELKNITRLVREISEPGKGARIFLKDEAANPSGSFKDRRASISVARAKELGYRGVIAATSGNYGAAVASQAMKRGLKCIVIQECYDSTGTGQPEILEKARACEAYGAEVAQLTVGPELFYYFLILLEETGYFNASLYTPFAIAGIESLGFEIAQQSRRVIGKDPDFVLATHAGGGNLTGTARGLIKAGADKTGVIGVSVDLSGLHMASDRDFNRKSFTTGHTGFGIPFAVFPDRSDVPRNAARPLRYMDRYLLVKQGEVFYVTEMLARLEGLQRGPAGNTSLTAAIALAKELPKDSTIVVQETEYTGAGKAPSAQLTFARKNGVKVIRGDPLTDDVPGKVIAIPENPSQIMYTELGLDRLRESYIRELIKRQILPSERDLDYLAQELRLTTDETARLIKEVSR